One Nitrospira sp. genomic region harbors:
- a CDS encoding CbiX/SirB N-terminal domain-containing protein gives MTVARRGVILVGHGGIPKGCPQELVTKLKRLEGQRRAAKLPPSAEEIELDTTIRQMPRTPETDPYQSGLEAVAAQLRANLGDVLFAVAYNEFCAPTLEASVEELVKKGATHITVTTTMFTPGGSHSEVEIPEILDHLRPQYTGVELRYAWPFDLQLVASTLAEQVKRFS, from the coding sequence ATGACGGTCGCAAGACGCGGTGTAATTTTAGTGGGTCACGGTGGCATCCCCAAAGGATGCCCGCAGGAATTGGTCACGAAACTAAAGCGGCTGGAGGGTCAGCGGCGCGCGGCGAAGCTGCCGCCGTCGGCCGAAGAGATCGAGTTGGATACCACGATTCGTCAGATGCCGAGGACGCCGGAGACGGATCCGTATCAATCAGGACTTGAAGCGGTCGCCGCTCAGTTGCGGGCTAACTTAGGGGATGTCTTGTTCGCCGTGGCGTACAACGAGTTTTGTGCACCGACGTTGGAAGCGTCGGTGGAGGAACTTGTCAAGAAGGGCGCGACCCACATTACCGTCACCACCACGATGTTTACGCCGGGCGGGTCGCATTCGGAAGTGGAGATTCCGGAAATTCTCGATCATCTGCGGCCGCAATATACCGGCGTCGAACTGCGATATGCCTGGCCGTTCGATCTACAGCTCGTCGCGAGCACGTTGGCGGAGCAGGTGAAGCGGTTTTCATGA